The sequence below is a genomic window from Longimicrobium sp..
GCCCGAACCGCGCGGAGAGAGACATGTCCAACGTCCCGCAGGACCTGCGATACACCAGCGACCACGAGTACCTGAAGCCGTCCGGCGGCCAGGACGGCGTAGTCACCGTGGGGATCACCGACTACGCCCAGGACCAGCTGGGCGACATCGTGTTCGTGGAGCTGCCCAAGCCGGGAGACCACTTCGACGCGCACGGCACGTTCGGCACGATCGAGGCGGTGA
It includes:
- the gcvH gene encoding glycine cleavage system protein GcvH; the encoded protein is MSNVPQDLRYTSDHEYLKPSGGQDGVVTVGITDYAQDQLGDIVFVELPKPGDHFDAHGTFGTIEAVKAVSDLFMPLAGEVVEVNTALDANPGVVNSDPYGEGWMIRIRLDDPSAADSLLDAAAYEALIG